Part of the Virgibacillus natechei genome is shown below.
TTCTTCTAATTTAGCTAGACCTTTATCTGACATTACCTGTCCTTTTGAAAGAGCAAGTACAATTCGTTCTCTGAGTGTGCCTAGGAATTGTTCCCTCTCTTCTTCTTTCGGTCTCCGTGTTCCATAAATTCCCTCTGTGAGATAATCGTCCACATTTTTCTTATTGCTCATAGTTATGCCTCACTTCTTATACTTGTAATTTTATTGTACAAAGTCCCTGTATGAGATGCAATGAAAAAAGGTGTCCTAATTTTAAGGACACCTTTATATTACTATTATTTATTTCTTTTTGCGCGTTTATCAGCTGCGCGACTTCTTGACTGCGCTTCTTTATCCTCATGATCAGCGAACTCTTCTGCGAATTCCACATCTTTGCCATCTTTCAATTGGCTTTTTGGTGTCTGTGCGAGAAAGCTATTTTTTGCTTTATTGTGTTCGTCTCTTCCCAAAGGGATCACCTCACTTCATTATTTTCATGATTAGTATGTGTAGAAGCATTTTTTCACATACTAGGACTATCCAAATAAATATAAGGAGGAATCTACATTGAACAGAGAAAATACGTGTAAGGCATGTGAAGGAACTGGGATGTTGGCAGATGATGAGGGATGGCAGTACAGTTGCAGTGTTTGTGATGGAGATGGTGAATATTCGGAATCGGATGCTTCAAGGCCGGCGAGAGTAAGGTCTGTTGATGAGAATAATCGATTGCTGGATTAAGAAAAAGACTACCTGTTTCCATATAGGCAAACAGGTAGTCTTTTGTTTTAATGCGGCATGTTTCCTTGAATGGGTGCAAAGCCATTTATAATCGCTTGCATATCTGCTTGCTTCAGCTGTGGAACTTGGTAATATTGATTCTTATTCTGATATAAGAACACTTCGTAGGCCATTTCCACCATGTTCGGAACACTATCTGCAAATACCCTTCTTAATACAGGGTTCGTTGTCTCTAATGCTGTTGTGGTGAAAGTTGTTGCTCCTGCTTTTAGCACGCTCATCATATAGCCTGAGACACATTGATCATTAATTTCATTTACAGATTGAGCAGGCGTCGTTGGCTGTGATGGTTGTAGTCCGTATGTGACATTATTGCTTTGTGTCATGTTGTAGACTTGCGTATCCACCGTAGGTTTTTGTCCTGTTTGTAATGTTTCAACAATCGTGTTATACGTTTGCGTTAAAAATGCTTTATGCTGTTCAAGCATCGTTTTTAATTCGGGGTCTTGGATATGTTGTTCAAATAATAAATATTGTTCCATTCCCCCTGTCAATGTAGATAAGGCCTCTTCAGCATCAAAAAGCTCGTGTCCACCATGTCCTTGCCAGTCGGGCATTTGTGAGGAATCGTGTAAGTTTTGTTCTTGATTTTGCATTGTTTTTGCCTCCTTAAAGTAGTCTTGTTTATCTTTGTCAAAAAAAATTTAGTTATGCGCACTTATTTATGTTGTATGGCTGTCTAAGATGCCTTTGGGGGAAATTGTTAATCCAAGCTGAAACCTTTTTTGAATCATGCTCGTAGAAGTAAGTAGCTAAAAGAAAAATGAATACGAGGGATGTTTACGATGAAAAAAGGTGTCATTTTATTACTATTGTTTGTTGTAATGGGATGTAGCGATCAGGATCCAGAAGAATCCAGTTCGCTAATAGGCGCTTGGTCTGGAACGATTGAGATTCCGGAACAACCGCTTATGATTAAGGTGGAATTTACTAATGATGATGAATTAACGGGCACAATCAGTATTCCTGCTCAAAGCGTCCAAGATTATCCGCTTTCCATCGTAAATGTAGAAGAGGAAGAGGTTATGTTTACGCTGGAAATACAGGGGCAGTCGATCACATTTGACGGGGAGATAGAAGGAGAATCGACCATTGCAGGAACGTTTATGCAGAGTGGACAGTCGTTCCCTTTTGAACTGACGAAAGAGGACGATGAGGTAACGGAAGCGGAAGAAGATGGAACGTTTCTTGAGGTTGAAACAGATCTAGGACCGCTATATGGGCAATTAGAAACGCCTACCAGCGAGGGAGAATTTCCAATCATGATTATTATTCCAGGATCTGGCCCGACAGATCGTAATGGCAATTCCCCAGGCGTCCAAAATGATAGTCTAAAACTTTTAGCCGAACAACTTGCAAAAGAGGGAGTCGCTAGTGTCCGGTATGACAAACGTGGAGCTGGAGAAAATGAACAAGCTGTCATTTCAGAGGAAGAGATGACATTTGATCAATTTATCGAAGATGCCGTTGCATGGGTGAACATGCTTAAGGAAGATGAACATTTTACGGAGGTTGGCATTATTGGGCATAGTCAAGGTTCATTAGTTGGCATGTTGGCTGCACAGGAAAGTAATGTAGATACATTTGTTTCTCTAGCAGGAGCTGGTCATCCCATCGATGAAGTTATGTATGACCAACTAAGTGAACAGCTTCCAGATGATTTGCTGAATGAAAGCGAAGAAATTTTACAACAGCTAAAAGAAGGAAATCAGGTCGAAAATGTTAATCAAGAATTGCAGGGAGCATTTCGGCCATCGGTTCAACCTTTCTTGTCTTCATGGATGAAATACGATCCTGCAGAGGAAATGGAAAAGCTGGCTATTCCAACGCTAATTATAAATGGTGGACGTGACATACAAGTTCC
Proteins encoded:
- a CDS encoding spore coat protein, whose product is MQNQEQNLHDSSQMPDWQGHGGHELFDAEEALSTLTGGMEQYLLFEQHIQDPELKTMLEQHKAFLTQTYNTIVETLQTGQKPTVDTQVYNMTQSNNVTYGLQPSQPTTPAQSVNEINDQCVSGYMMSVLKAGATTFTTTALETTNPVLRRVFADSVPNMVEMAYEVFLYQNKNQYYQVPQLKQADMQAIINGFAPIQGNMPH
- a CDS encoding alpha/beta hydrolase family protein; its protein translation is MKKGVILLLLFVVMGCSDQDPEESSSLIGAWSGTIEIPEQPLMIKVEFTNDDELTGTISIPAQSVQDYPLSIVNVEEEEVMFTLEIQGQSITFDGEIEGESTIAGTFMQSGQSFPFELTKEDDEVTEAEEDGTFLEVETDLGPLYGQLETPTSEGEFPIMIIIPGSGPTDRNGNSPGVQNDSLKLLAEQLAKEGVASVRYDKRGAGENEQAVISEEEMTFDQFIEDAVAWVNMLKEDEHFTEVGIIGHSQGSLVGMLAAQESNVDTFVSLAGAGHPIDEVMYDQLSEQLPDDLLNESEEILQQLKEGNQVENVNQELQGAFRPSVQPFLSSWMKYDPAEEMEKLAIPTLIINGGRDIQVPVSEAESLYGTNVDGELVIIENMNHVLKEVPENREENLQSYVDPDLPLAEGLMAELVEFLKK
- a CDS encoding YfhD family protein, yielding MGRDEHNKAKNSFLAQTPKSQLKDGKDVEFAEEFADHEDKEAQSRSRAADKRAKRNK